One window of Nitrososphaerota archaeon genomic DNA carries:
- a CDS encoding IS6 family transposase: MATCKFCQSADVVKHGMKGNLQRYLCKECGHHFVDNGNELPRMRVNQHIVVAAMNLYFEGLSVRKVQRQLRDILGEEVNQGTIWIWVQKFSALAAEYARTLTPTVSGKIHHDETVVKIDGSNRWFWEAIDEETRFLVASYLSNSRSLAETYQQFKRIKEGCNPQPNAIFVDGSNTYDDAFRFAFGNPNKVSQPELVKRVGIRARETNNIVERLHGSLKDRTKPMRGLKSKATAQALLDGWVTHYNFCREHQSIKMTPAQAAGIEVKGWKNLIRLATTEKTKQEKIAGHAMELVVRA; this comes from the coding sequence ATGGCGACCTGCAAATTCTGCCAAAGCGCAGATGTGGTTAAGCACGGTATGAAGGGCAACCTTCAGCGCTACCTATGCAAAGAATGTGGACACCACTTTGTTGACAATGGAAACGAATTACCACGAATGAGAGTTAACCAGCATATCGTGGTTGCCGCGATGAACCTATACTTTGAAGGATTATCGGTTCGCAAAGTTCAGAGACAGCTAAGAGACATCTTAGGAGAAGAAGTAAATCAGGGAACAATCTGGATATGGGTTCAGAAGTTCAGCGCATTAGCAGCTGAATACGCAAGAACCTTAACACCCACCGTATCAGGCAAAATCCACCACGATGAAACCGTAGTAAAGATTGACGGCTCGAATAGGTGGTTCTGGGAGGCAATCGATGAGGAAACCCGCTTTCTAGTCGCATCATACCTGTCAAACAGTAGAAGCCTAGCCGAAACATATCAGCAATTCAAGCGTATTAAGGAAGGATGCAACCCGCAACCAAACGCAATCTTTGTGGACGGCTCAAACACCTACGATGACGCCTTTAGGTTTGCCTTCGGTAATCCAAACAAGGTTAGTCAGCCTGAGCTAGTCAAGCGTGTAGGCATACGTGCGAGAGAGACAAACAACATAGTAGAGAGGTTACACGGATCACTTAAGGATAGAACAAAGCCGATGAGAGGATTAAAGAGCAAGGCAACCGCTCAAGCTCTCTTAGATGGCTGGGTCACTCACTATAACTTCTGCCGCGAACACCAAAGCATAAAGATGACGCCAGCTCAAGCGGCAGGCATAGAAGTGAAAGGGTGGAAGAACCTGATAAGACTAGCCACAACCGAAAAGACAAAGCAAGAAAAGATAGCGGGACACGCTATGGAGTTAGTGGTGAGAGCATGA
- a CDS encoding DDE-type integrase/transposase/recombinase — translation MCALEVVVSRVRESGVFQRNKVPAESKVLAAMLCFAGLSYRKASEMMGGSISYVSVRDAFIALRKAFPEPEKKSRRAVAVDETKTKLVGQQIFIWAARDVDSKEILAVRCSFARSILDSELFLKQVLQYCANKPLFLVDKGPWYPEAFKRLGLEYRHETS, via the coding sequence ATGTGTGCTCTTGAGGTGGTGGTTAGTAGGGTTAGGGAGTCAGGTGTGTTTCAGAGGAATAAGGTTCCTGCTGAGAGCAAGGTATTGGCTGCTATGTTGTGCTTTGCAGGCCTGTCGTATCGAAAGGCTTCTGAGATGATGGGTGGAAGCATCTCTTACGTCAGTGTTAGGGATGCGTTCATTGCGTTGAGGAAGGCTTTCCCTGAGCCTGAGAAGAAGAGTCGAAGAGCGGTTGCTGTGGATGAGACCAAGACTAAGCTGGTTGGGCAGCAGATATTCATCTGGGCAGCCCGAGATGTTGATTCTAAGGAAATCCTAGCAGTCAGATGCAGCTTTGCTAGAAGCATTCTCGACTCTGAACTCTTCCTCAAACAGGTTCTCCAGTACTGCGCCAACAAGCCTTTGTTCCTAGTGGATAAGGGGCCTTGGTATCCGGAAGCATTCAAGAGGCTTGGCCTAGAGTATAGGCATGAGACCAGTTAG
- a CDS encoding galactose-1-phosphate uridylyltransferase: MSEIRKDYFTNRISLVSTKRERLPKPKTENVLKTLEKKTFPDCDFCPGNEEKTSPADMVLVKKEGALIKLSDEEGEPVQHWAVRVFPSNNPAVSTDPSPAYSDRPLYSEPAYGHHYIVVATPNHLESFAEMSPEQLSSVLTVVQDKVRWLYGRKKVSYVAVFIDAPEDSSRTHAHPHLQILTLPRLPPIIEQEALAVQKSMYDLGICPMCTVVNVETGGPRQILSTDHFIAIAPWAPSHVYEFWIFPKQHQTSFLKATQREVTDLAKILRCTLGGMAKALDDPAFNLVFHISSEKKTTRQVHWHIEVYPKKSRWGGIERGMGVFINPISPEQVAEDLGEYSRREFAHMIGVK; encoded by the coding sequence TTGAGCGAAATCAGAAAAGACTACTTCACCAACAGAATATCTTTGGTCTCAACAAAAAGAGAACGATTACCCAAACCAAAAACAGAAAATGTGCTAAAAACTCTTGAGAAAAAGACCTTCCCGGACTGCGACTTCTGCCCCGGAAACGAAGAAAAAACCTCACCAGCCGACATGGTTCTAGTAAAAAAAGAGGGCGCACTGATAAAGCTAAGCGATGAAGAAGGCGAACCTGTGCAGCACTGGGCTGTCAGAGTCTTCCCAAGCAACAACCCCGCAGTCTCCACAGACCCTTCACCAGCCTACAGCGACCGCCCACTATACAGCGAACCAGCATACGGCCACCACTACATAGTAGTAGCCACACCCAACCACCTAGAAAGCTTCGCCGAAATGTCCCCCGAGCAGCTATCAAGCGTCCTAACAGTCGTACAGGACAAAGTTAGATGGCTTTACGGCCGAAAAAAGGTCTCATACGTAGCAGTCTTCATAGACGCACCGGAAGACTCGAGCAGAACACACGCACACCCACACCTACAGATACTCACACTACCACGCCTCCCCCCAATAATCGAGCAAGAGGCGCTCGCCGTCCAAAAATCAATGTACGACCTAGGCATCTGCCCAATGTGCACCGTAGTCAACGTAGAAACCGGCGGACCACGACAAATCCTGTCAACAGACCACTTCATCGCCATCGCACCTTGGGCCCCTTCACACGTCTACGAGTTCTGGATCTTTCCCAAGCAACACCAAACAAGCTTCCTGAAAGCAACTCAACGCGAAGTAACCGACCTAGCGAAGATACTCAGATGCACACTAGGAGGAATGGCCAAAGCACTCGACGACCCCGCGTTCAACCTTGTCTTCCACATCTCATCAGAGAAGAAAACAACCCGCCAAGTCCACTGGCACATAGAAGTCTACCCTAAGAAAAGCCGCTGGGGCGGAATAGAAAGAGGAATGGGCGTCTTCATCAACCCAATCTCACCCGAACAGGTAGCTGAAGATCTAGGCGAATACTCACGACGAGAATTCGCACACATGATCGGAGTAAAGTAA
- a CDS encoding CBS domain-containing protein: protein MIEPRDVAAVRKQLGLTQSQLAELSQVSQSLIAKIESGSIDPSYSKAKALSDALENIQRRNSKKAKDIMAKHIISVRSTDRLEEAARLMRQHSISQLPVFEGEKSVGSISERTILRLLEDAKDPRIIFDRSVRDVMEDAFPTVSEDTPVELLYSFMDFFQAVLVSKREKVKGIITKADMLKFD from the coding sequence ATGATTGAGCCTCGTGATGTTGCGGCTGTTCGTAAACAGCTTGGACTTACGCAATCGCAGCTGGCGGAGTTGTCTCAGGTTAGTCAGTCGTTGATTGCGAAGATTGAGTCAGGGAGCATAGATCCTAGTTATTCGAAGGCGAAGGCGTTGTCAGATGCCTTAGAGAATATTCAGCGCAGGAATTCTAAGAAGGCGAAGGACATTATGGCTAAACACATTATCAGCGTTAGGAGCACGGATAGGTTGGAGGAGGCTGCTCGGCTGATGCGGCAGCACTCGATTTCTCAGCTTCCTGTCTTTGAGGGTGAGAAGTCGGTTGGCAGCATCTCGGAGCGGACTATTCTAAGGCTGCTTGAAGATGCGAAGGATCCTCGAATAATATTTGATAGGAGCGTTAGAGATGTTATGGAGGATGCGTTCCCAACGGTAAGTGAAGATACGCCTGTGGAGCTCCTTTACTCGTTCATGGATTTCTTTCAGGCAGTGCTGGTGTCTAAGCGAGAGAAGGTCAAGGGCATCATAACTAAAGCTGATATGCTGAAGTTTGACTAA
- a CDS encoding RAD55 family ATPase, with translation MPNETKQDSSHAGPMLFTGLETLDRMLGGIPEGSVVVLSGKPGSGFDIFAQQVLYSRVTTDGVKALYFTIEHPPEDVAAEMFSRNWNVEQLMEKKKWEFFDASTIRSNIRKGVASPKVLLSALDVYHKKLERNVWSAMDTFSYYLMHYDLQEVMGYVDDIVSKAREVGGLHLLLTVEGMLDTQTITSLAYLTDGLWTFTLESERAEPVGTIRIEKLRRADYVPRIISYRIFDEGLSIETSTRIS, from the coding sequence GTGCCGAATGAGACTAAACAGGATTCTTCGCATGCGGGCCCAATGCTATTCACGGGTCTTGAAACGCTAGACCGTATGTTAGGGGGAATCCCTGAAGGTAGTGTCGTAGTGCTGTCAGGTAAACCTGGATCAGGCTTCGACATCTTTGCGCAGCAGGTGCTTTACAGCCGTGTAACCACCGATGGAGTAAAAGCGCTCTACTTTACGATTGAGCATCCCCCAGAGGATGTTGCTGCTGAAATGTTTTCGCGCAACTGGAACGTTGAGCAGCTCATGGAGAAAAAGAAATGGGAATTTTTTGACGCGTCCACAATTAGGTCCAATATTCGTAAAGGTGTAGCTAGCCCAAAAGTTCTGCTCAGCGCGCTCGACGTTTATCATAAGAAGCTTGAGCGGAACGTTTGGTCTGCAATGGACACCTTCTCATACTACCTTATGCATTATGATTTGCAGGAGGTTATGGGTTATGTGGATGACATTGTTTCAAAGGCGCGTGAAGTCGGTGGGCTACATTTACTTCTAACCGTGGAAGGAATGCTTGACACACAGACAATCACCAGCTTAGCCTATCTGACAGATGGTCTATGGACATTCACGTTAGAGTCAGAGCGGGCCGAACCAGTGGGAACGATAAGAATCGAGAAGCTCAGAAGAGCTGATTACGTGCCTCGCATCATCTCTTACCGAATCTTCGATGAAGGATTATCTATCGAAACCTCCACTCGCATTTCATAG
- a CDS encoding MBL fold metallo-hydrolase → MKIVFLGTGDAFNTNGRLFTSVLVVSSFFRILLDCGPHVIYALERLGYPINSVTHVLVTHLHGDHAAGLPFLQLNITHRDRGEITVVGPSGIEVFIKETYSRFFKMSDEAPFKFGQPSDGDLPFNLHHIEGSHPVVAYIYRLEVDGRSIVYTGDTAKVDLSKFARGADLLIHEASSLSPRAGEFGHSTPFEAAETAASSKVGQLALVHAPDFPLDTEKSVKSIFPETLFPKDFDSIEI, encoded by the coding sequence GTGAAAATTGTTTTTCTCGGAACCGGTGATGCTTTCAACACCAACGGTCGTCTCTTCACATCAGTGCTGGTGGTAAGCAGTTTCTTCAGAATCCTGCTGGACTGCGGGCCACACGTAATATATGCGCTTGAACGACTAGGATATCCCATCAACTCTGTTACGCACGTTCTTGTCACTCACCTACACGGGGATCACGCAGCAGGTCTCCCCTTCCTACAACTGAATATTACTCACAGGGATCGTGGCGAGATTACTGTAGTGGGACCGAGTGGCATAGAGGTTTTCATCAAAGAAACTTATTCGCGCTTCTTTAAGATGTCAGACGAGGCACCGTTTAAGTTTGGGCAACCCAGTGACGGGGATCTGCCGTTTAATCTCCACCACATCGAAGGTTCACACCCTGTCGTAGCCTATATCTACCGGCTTGAAGTTGATGGTAGATCGATAGTTTACACCGGAGATACTGCTAAGGTTGATCTGTCCAAGTTTGCGCGAGGCGCAGATCTTCTGATACATGAAGCATCATCGCTTTCACCTAGAGCCGGAGAGTTCGGTCACTCAACACCCTTCGAAGCGGCTGAGACTGCTGCTTCTTCGAAAGTAGGACAGTTGGCTCTAGTTCATGCTCCAGACTTTCCCCTAGACACAGAGAAATCGGTAAAATCGATCTTTCCAGAAACCCTGTTTCCGAAGGATTTTGACAGTATCGAGATATAA
- a CDS encoding type II glyceraldehyde-3-phosphate dehydrogenase — protein sequence MIRIGVVGYGVIGRRVADAVSAQPDMTLVGIVKKNPDYKARIAVSKGFPIYALDSESRKLFEKASLPVAGEIRDLVKEVDIVVDASPGDAGAANQEIYRSLGRKVIYQGGEDAEVADVSFVAQCDFEKAEGKNSVRVVSCNTTGLCRVLNALDMNFGVKLARVVIARRATDPDEPEKGIIDAVSIDPKIPSHHGPDVNTVLPNIKVISAALKIPTTHMHVHTLIVTLRDATATKEKVLDVLNGTTRVITVSKGEGFKTTGQVFDYAREMGRWRSDLYEAAIWKDSVNIIDGELYFYMGVGQEAIVIPENVDAIRALSGGYTRDESIRMTNKTLNILK from the coding sequence ATGATCCGGATAGGAGTAGTGGGCTACGGTGTCATTGGACGACGCGTAGCCGACGCCGTTTCAGCCCAGCCGGACATGACGCTTGTAGGCATTGTCAAGAAGAACCCGGATTACAAGGCGAGAATAGCTGTCTCCAAAGGCTTCCCAATCTATGCACTTGACAGCGAAAGCCGCAAATTGTTCGAAAAGGCATCGCTACCAGTGGCAGGTGAAATTCGAGATCTTGTGAAGGAGGTTGACATTGTGGTTGACGCATCACCTGGGGACGCCGGAGCAGCTAATCAGGAGATTTACCGAAGCCTAGGCCGCAAGGTCATTTATCAAGGTGGAGAGGATGCGGAGGTCGCTGACGTCTCCTTCGTAGCCCAATGCGACTTCGAGAAGGCTGAAGGAAAAAACTCTGTGCGAGTCGTTTCATGCAACACAACCGGCTTATGCAGAGTTCTCAACGCACTGGACATGAACTTCGGCGTTAAACTGGCGCGAGTCGTAATTGCACGGAGAGCCACCGATCCGGATGAGCCTGAGAAGGGAATAATCGACGCAGTCTCTATTGATCCAAAGATCCCTTCGCATCATGGACCAGATGTTAACACAGTTCTTCCTAACATCAAGGTGATCTCTGCAGCGTTAAAGATACCCACTACGCACATGCATGTTCACACTTTAATCGTGACCCTGAGGGATGCAACCGCGACGAAGGAAAAGGTCCTTGACGTGTTGAACGGGACAACCCGGGTAATCACGGTTTCTAAGGGAGAAGGCTTCAAGACAACCGGCCAAGTCTTTGATTACGCGCGAGAAATGGGTAGGTGGCGAAGCGACCTGTACGAGGCGGCGATATGGAAGGATTCAGTGAATATCATTGACGGAGAGCTCTACTTCTACATGGGGGTAGGACAGGAAGCAATCGTAATTCCTGAGAACGTAGATGCTATTCGAGCTCTTTCAGGCGGATATACACGCGACGAATCGATACGAATGACGAATAAGACGCTTAACATCCTGAAGTAG
- the pgk gene encoding phosphoglycerate kinase, translating into MTTKMLALEDIEPEGKTILLRVDMNTPVDPKSGKLMELNRIAEASVTIRDLRRSKVVVASHQGRVGRNDFISLDQHAAALSKLLGNKVRFVEDIFGPTAREAIGSLSEGEVLLLDNLRLAAEENQEFTPKDAANTVMVQRLYKQFDAFVLDAFPTAHRSSPSIVGFAELLPTCGGRLVAKELKALNRILTIAKGIYTTVLGGAKISDRLEAIDTLIENKRADKVLLTGLIANIFLQASDQIKDPLGIPSEDKYLKKAKQLLADYPGVFELPVDIAIQENGSRLEIPVRDLKPGQTILDIGSRTIDSYSRIIRGSGTVFMSGPPGAFENPDFGKGTEELLRAMASSLGTTIISGGHLTAALERYGVREWIDHVSTAGGALVLFLAGKKLPLFEALDRAARRNSQ; encoded by the coding sequence ATGACCACAAAAATGCTCGCCCTCGAGGACATAGAGCCGGAAGGAAAAACCATTCTTCTACGTGTTGATATGAACACACCTGTAGACCCGAAAAGTGGGAAGCTAATGGAACTCAACCGAATAGCTGAGGCATCCGTCACAATCAGAGACCTTAGGCGATCCAAAGTAGTCGTAGCCTCTCATCAAGGCAGAGTTGGTCGAAACGACTTCATCAGCCTTGACCAGCACGCCGCTGCACTCAGCAAACTCCTCGGAAACAAGGTTAGATTCGTAGAAGACATCTTCGGCCCAACTGCAAGAGAAGCAATCGGCTCTCTCTCAGAAGGCGAAGTCCTTCTGCTAGATAACCTCCGACTCGCAGCCGAAGAGAACCAAGAGTTCACCCCGAAGGATGCTGCAAACACTGTAATGGTTCAAAGACTATACAAGCAGTTCGACGCATTCGTCCTAGACGCCTTCCCAACGGCGCACAGATCCTCTCCTTCAATCGTAGGTTTCGCAGAGCTTCTACCAACCTGCGGAGGAAGACTAGTAGCTAAAGAGTTAAAGGCGCTTAACCGAATACTTACAATCGCAAAGGGAATCTACACTACAGTCCTTGGCGGCGCAAAGATTTCAGACCGTCTTGAAGCGATAGATACCTTAATTGAGAATAAGCGAGCAGACAAAGTGCTGCTTACAGGGTTAATTGCCAACATATTTCTCCAAGCATCAGATCAGATAAAAGATCCGCTTGGTATCCCTAGTGAAGACAAGTATCTGAAAAAGGCAAAGCAGCTACTAGCGGACTACCCGGGTGTATTCGAGCTTCCAGTCGATATCGCGATACAGGAAAACGGTTCAAGACTCGAAATACCTGTCAGAGACCTTAAACCAGGTCAAACAATTCTAGACATCGGAAGCCGCACAATCGATAGCTACTCACGCATCATCCGCGGTTCAGGAACCGTCTTCATGAGTGGACCACCCGGCGCATTCGAGAATCCTGACTTTGGAAAAGGCACTGAAGAGCTTCTAAGAGCAATGGCGTCCTCTCTTGGTACAACCATTATCAGCGGTGGACACCTCACCGCGGCCCTTGAACGATACGGAGTCCGCGAGTGGATCGACCACGTCAGCACTGCAGGCGGAGCCCTAGTTCTATTCCTAGCAGGCAAAAAGCTACCACTCTTCGAAGCGCTCGACAGGGCTGCGAGAAGGAACTCACAATGA
- a CDS encoding acetoin utilization protein AcuC, translating into MCSVAVTYGETSSTYAFPEGHPMSSNRATAFWAEMKRRNLPGTEGVKIYDPVEASHEDLRLFHTEHYITLVQRASETGVGLLDQGDTPAFKGVFEASSRVVGSTLLGLSLVMNGKADHAFNPIGGLHHARSGSAAGFCVFNDAAIAIVKAKQKYRLNRILYVDIDAHHGDGVFYAFYDNPKVFIADIHEDGRYLYPGTGRREERGGRNAEGTKLSIPLPPESGDEQFEKAFKEVEEFTATSKPDLILFQCGGDGLKGDPITHLRYTPKAHRYAAEQLHQIAHQYSRGRILAMGGGGYNPENTAKAWTEVIEAFLTKRSGRL; encoded by the coding sequence TTGTGTTCCGTAGCCGTAACCTACGGCGAAACATCCTCAACCTACGCATTCCCAGAAGGACACCCGATGTCCAGCAACAGAGCAACCGCATTCTGGGCAGAAATGAAGCGCCGAAATCTACCGGGCACTGAAGGAGTCAAGATATATGATCCTGTCGAAGCATCTCATGAAGACCTGCGCCTCTTTCACACAGAACATTATATCACACTAGTTCAACGCGCCTCAGAAACCGGTGTAGGCCTGCTCGACCAAGGAGACACCCCTGCGTTCAAAGGTGTCTTCGAAGCATCAAGCCGTGTAGTCGGCTCAACACTCCTCGGACTCAGCCTAGTAATGAACGGAAAAGCAGATCATGCCTTCAACCCGATCGGTGGACTGCACCACGCTAGAAGCGGCTCAGCAGCAGGCTTCTGCGTGTTCAACGATGCCGCAATCGCCATCGTTAAAGCCAAACAGAAGTACAGGTTGAACCGTATCCTCTATGTCGATATAGATGCGCATCACGGTGACGGCGTCTTCTACGCCTTCTACGACAATCCGAAGGTCTTCATCGCAGATATTCATGAGGATGGTCGTTACCTGTACCCGGGCACCGGCCGTCGAGAGGAGCGCGGCGGAAGAAACGCTGAAGGCACCAAATTATCAATTCCCCTACCTCCGGAGTCAGGTGACGAACAGTTCGAAAAAGCCTTCAAAGAAGTCGAGGAGTTCACAGCGACCAGCAAACCTGACCTGATACTCTTCCAGTGCGGAGGAGATGGCTTGAAGGGCGACCCAATCACCCACCTCCGATACACTCCAAAGGCTCATCGCTACGCCGCTGAACAACTACATCAAATCGCGCATCAATACAGCCGAGGCCGCATCTTAGCGATGGGAGGCGGTGGATACAACCCTGAGAACACCGCCAAAGCCTGGACTGAAGTAATCGAAGCGTTCCTCACAAAACGAAGCGGTCGACTATAA
- a CDS encoding NTP transferase domain-containing protein → MSMSNRSAVVLVTGKEDVEIPTQFSEPGSTESSLIEYVLNSVWTVVDQIFVVFNHEPDLSIVEAIAPFGVKIIVDENSNNGNILSSMKIGMEASRSELCFVMMGNTPFIKPNVIFALFEGARGFDAAIPKRPDGSVNPLLAVYRTKSFLRALETNKDAATPQDVVDWLNAIRFIDVEKEIKPLDPDLNSLFQINTEEDVRKARNIASTLMRR, encoded by the coding sequence ATGAGTATGAGCAACCGATCTGCTGTAGTTTTAGTAACAGGCAAGGAGGACGTAGAAATACCTACACAATTCTCTGAACCTGGATCAACAGAGAGCAGCTTAATCGAGTATGTTCTGAACTCAGTCTGGACCGTCGTAGACCAGATATTTGTGGTCTTCAACCATGAACCCGATCTCAGCATCGTCGAGGCAATAGCGCCGTTCGGCGTCAAAATCATCGTAGATGAGAACAGCAACAACGGCAACATTCTCTCATCAATGAAGATCGGCATGGAGGCAAGCCGCTCAGAACTCTGCTTCGTCATGATGGGCAACACACCCTTCATCAAACCCAACGTCATATTCGCGCTCTTCGAAGGCGCCAGAGGCTTCGATGCCGCAATTCCAAAGCGGCCCGATGGATCAGTCAACCCGCTTCTCGCAGTGTACCGTACAAAATCATTCCTCAGAGCCCTTGAAACGAACAAAGACGCAGCCACGCCTCAAGACGTCGTTGACTGGCTTAACGCAATCCGCTTCATCGACGTAGAGAAGGAGATAAAGCCGCTGGACCCCGATCTAAACTCACTCTTCCAAATTAACACTGAAGAGGACGTTCGGAAGGCCAGAAATATAGCCTCAACGCTAATGAGGCGATAA
- a CDS encoding adenosine-specific kinase, producing MNLVTVSIKVPEGLNLIIGQAHFIKTVEDLYETLISSSPLIKFGVAFCESSGPALIRYDGNDNNLQDIAVSFAKDISAGHIFVIILRDSFPINILNRVKMVEEVASIFCATANPVEVIIAETQQGRGIMGVVDGVKSLGVESEKDRRERHEFLRRIGYKR from the coding sequence ATGAACCTTGTGACTGTGAGTATAAAGGTTCCTGAAGGCCTGAACCTAATTATTGGACAGGCGCATTTCATAAAAACAGTTGAAGACCTGTATGAGACACTTATCTCAAGCAGCCCTTTGATCAAGTTTGGCGTAGCCTTCTGCGAGTCAAGCGGACCTGCGCTCATCCGCTACGACGGCAACGACAATAATCTGCAGGATATAGCGGTCAGCTTCGCCAAGGACATATCAGCAGGCCATATCTTCGTAATCATTTTACGCGACAGCTTCCCAATCAACATCCTGAACCGAGTTAAGATGGTCGAAGAAGTTGCGTCAATCTTCTGCGCCACAGCGAACCCCGTCGAAGTAATTATAGCGGAGACGCAGCAGGGCAGAGGTATAATGGGCGTCGTCGACGGCGTGAAGAGTCTAGGAGTAGAGTCGGAGAAGGATCGCCGAGAACGACATGAGTTTCTACGACGAATCGGCTACAAACGATAG
- a CDS encoding DDE-type integrase/transposase/recombinase, whose protein sequence is MNTDNGRKMRALAIVAQAGTIDRVDSKTYRVKSQSSNGWYQVAKQGGEWRCECPDFTSRGVVCKHIYATNFSITLRDNALSQNFSQPLQLPEPQSLSCKKCGSPEIVKRGVRKNQAGQVQRFYCKVCGYRFVVNEGFLKMKNDGKLVCLALDLYFKGNSFRKIKDTLEQFYSIKVEHSTIIRWIQKYVKIAKEFVDELQAPNLSGIYHVDEMMIHVRKDEMEKGHYAWLWNMSDHDTRYLLASRVSQRREIQDARAVFQDSKKLMEKRAIVVVHDGLQSYNEAFNKEFFTLKGPRTENIRSVGQREEGLNQSIERINNTIRDREKTMRGMDHDETAQIQADGIRINYNFIRPHMGLAGKTPAQIAGLDLGLDGIRWKELIKRAAANSVKQNSMV, encoded by the coding sequence ATGAACACGGACAATGGGCGCAAAATGAGGGCTTTAGCAATAGTTGCACAGGCTGGAACGATCGACCGTGTGGACTCGAAAACATATCGAGTGAAGTCACAGAGCAGCAATGGTTGGTATCAGGTTGCCAAGCAGGGAGGTGAATGGAGATGCGAGTGCCCAGACTTCACAAGCAGAGGCGTAGTATGCAAGCACATCTACGCCACAAACTTCTCTATTACTCTGAGAGACAATGCCTTGTCACAGAATTTCTCCCAACCACTACAACTACCCGAACCACAATCACTAAGCTGTAAGAAGTGCGGTTCCCCAGAGATTGTAAAGAGAGGAGTCAGGAAGAATCAGGCGGGTCAGGTTCAGCGTTTCTACTGCAAGGTTTGCGGGTACAGGTTCGTGGTTAACGAGGGCTTCTTGAAGATGAAGAATGACGGCAAGCTCGTTTGTTTAGCCTTAGATTTGTACTTTAAGGGCAACTCATTCAGAAAGATCAAGGACACCTTAGAGCAGTTCTACAGCATTAAGGTGGAACACTCAACAATAATCCGGTGGATTCAGAAGTACGTCAAGATCGCAAAGGAATTCGTGGATGAGCTACAGGCACCAAACCTCTCAGGCATATACCACGTGGATGAAATGATGATCCACGTCAGAAAGGACGAAATGGAAAAGGGACATTATGCATGGCTTTGGAATATGTCCGACCACGACACACGCTACCTACTGGCCAGCAGAGTATCACAGAGAAGAGAGATACAAGATGCAAGAGCTGTATTCCAAGACAGTAAGAAGTTGATGGAGAAAAGAGCCATTGTAGTGGTACATGATGGGTTGCAATCTTACAACGAGGCTTTCAACAAAGAGTTCTTCACCCTGAAAGGGCCGAGAACCGAGAACATCAGATCAGTAGGACAAAGAGAGGAAGGACTTAATCAAAGCATAGAGCGAATCAACAATACAATCAGAGATAGAGAGAAAACGATGAGAGGAATGGATCACGATGAAACAGCGCAAATACAGGCTGACGGAATCAGGATAAATTACAATTTCATCAGGCCACACATGGGATTAGCTGGAAAGACCCCCGCACAGATAGCAGGGTTAGACTTAGGCTTAGATGGAATAAGGTGGAAAGAACTAATCAAAAGGGCAGCCGCAAATTCAGTTAAGCAGAATAGCATGGTTTAG
- a CDS encoding ribbon-helix-helix domain-containing protein has translation MGKKVKTSIALDEDLLKWIDSEVATKRFANRTHAIEYAIMKLKES, from the coding sequence ATGGGTAAGAAAGTCAAGACCAGCATAGCATTAGATGAAGATCTACTGAAATGGATAGACTCTGAAGTAGCTACCAAGAGGTTCGCCAATCGTACTCACGCCATAGAGTATGCTATCATGAAGCTCAAGGAGTCTTAG